From Brachionichthys hirsutus isolate HB-005 chromosome 7, CSIRO-AGI_Bhir_v1, whole genome shotgun sequence, the proteins below share one genomic window:
- the chata gene encoding choline O-acetyltransferase, with translation MPVLNQEPAKDLGGRDGLPKLPLPALKDTLDTYLKTIKHLLTEEQFSKTQIIVKQFGSPGGVGELLQRKLEERRENKANWVYDYWLNDMYLNNRLALPINSSPAMVFPQQNFRAPIDSLRFAAHLISGVLEYKMLLESHALPVDYARGQLAGTPLCMEQYYRLFSSYRLPGLERDTLVAQESSVMPEPEHIMVACKNQFFVLDVVINFRRLNERDLLTQLTKIARMADSEEEQLPPVGLLTSDGRTEWANSRSVLMRESTNRDSLDMIERCLCLVCLDEPSGPQISDTTRAMFMLHGGGLGKNGGNRWYDKPMQFVIGADGCCGVVCEHSPFEGIVLVQCTEYLLKYMIGSPSKLVRAASVSELPAPRRLRWKCTPEIQKLISNSSDKLQRLVKNLDMNVHKFNDYGKEFIKEQKMSPDAYIQVSLQLAYYRCHGRPVATYESASIRRFQEGRVDNIRSATPEALAFVRAMTDGKLSTSDTEKMEMLQGAIAAQTEFTITAITGTAIDNHLLGLREIARELRIDQPEIFKDEAYVISNHFILSTSQVPTTVEMFCCYGPVVPNGYGACYNPQSDHIIFSVSSFRESPETRSAEFVTSLAQGLLDMRELCNKCNSRSNMNTRRRTKTMETHTQTDTKWQNKTPQGPFDQNKSQKAPPQVLIKTPDQAKMEAQTQTPSQEEAQASKKH, from the exons ATGCCAGTGCTGAACCAAGAACCCGCCAAAGATTTAGGGGGCCGagat GGTCTTCCGAAGTTGCCGCTGCCCGCCCTGAAAGACACACTGGACACTTACCTGAAGACTATAAAGCATCTACTTACAGAGGAACAGTTCAGCAAGACCCAAATTATAGTGAAGCAGTTTGGATCTCCTGGAGGAGTCGGAGAACTACTGCAGCGCAAACTCGAGGAGAGACGAGAGAATAAAGCAAACTGG GTGTATGACTACTGGCTGAATGACATGTACCTGAACAACAGACTGGCTCTGCCCATCAACTCGAGTCCTGCCATGGTCTTCCCACAGCAGAATTTCAGGGCTCCCATCGACTCTTTACG GTTTGCTGCACACTTAATTTCTGGAGTTTTGGAGTACAAGATGCTTCTTGAGTC aCATGCTTTGCCTGTGGACTACGCTCGGGGCCAACTGGCTGGGACTCCTCTGTGCATGGAGCAGTACTATCGCCTATTCTCTTCTTACCGCCTACCAGGGCTCGAGAGGGACACGCTCGTGGCCCAGGAGAGCAGCGTGATGCCAGAACCTGAACACATCATGGTGGCTTGTAAAAACCAG TTCTTTGTGCTGGATGTAGTGATCAACTTCCGCCGACTCAACGAGAGAGACCTGCTGACACAACTGACTAAGATCGCCAGGATGGCTGACAGTGAAGAGGAGCAGCTCCCACCCGTTGGACTTCTCACGTCAGATGGGCGAACCGAGTGGGCAAACTCTCGCAGCGTCCTGATGAGAG AGTCTACAAACCGGGATTCACTGGACATGATTGAGCGTTGTCTGTGTCTGGTCTGCCTCGATGAACCCAGCGGGCCTCAAATAAGCGACACCACACGTGCCATGTTCATGCTACATGGTGGAGGACTAGGCAAGAACGGGGGCAACCGCTGGTACGACAAGCCCATGCAG TTTGTCATAGGAGCCGATGGCTGCTGCGGAGTCGTGTGTGAACACTCGCCGTTTGAGGGAATCGTCCTTGTGCAGTGTACAGAGTATCTCCTCAAATACAT GATTGGCAGCCCTTCTAAGCTGGTCAGGGCTGCAAGTGTGAGCGAGTTGCCAGCGCCACGAAGACTCCGTTGGAAATGTACCCCAGAGATCCAGAAACTCATTTCTAATTCTTCCGACAAACTACAGAG GCTGGTCAAAAATCTGGACATGAATGTGCACAAATTTAACGACTATGGGAAAGAGTTCATCAAGGAGCAGAAAATGAGTCCTGATGCTTACATCCAGGTTTCCCTCCAGTTAGCCTACTACCG ATGCCACGGCAGACCGGTGGCAACCTATGAAAGTGCTTCCATAAGGCGCTTTCAGGAAGGGCGAGTGGACAACATCCGTTCAGCCACGCCAGAAGCCTTGGCCTTCGTCAGAGCAATGACTGATGGGAAACTGAGCACCAGT GATACAGAAAAGATGGAGATGCTACAAGGAGCCATAGCAGCACAGACAGAGTTCACTATTACG GCTATTACAGGGACGGCAATAGACAATCACTTGCTTGGACTGCGTGAAATTGCACGGGAGCTGAGGATCGATCAACCAGAAATATTCAAAGATGAGGCTTATGTCATCAGTAATCACTTCATCCTTTCTACAAGTCAG GTTCCGACTACTGTTGAGATGTTCTGCTGCTACGGACCAGTGGTCCCAAATGGATATGGAGCGTGTTACAATCCTCAGTCAGACCACATTATCTTCTCTGTGTCCAGTTTCCGCGAGAGCCCCGAGACACGCTCTGCAGAATTTGTCACGTCTCTGGCGCAGGGACTCCTGGACATGAGGGAGTTGTGCAATAAATGTAACTCCAGGTCCAATATGAATACACGAAGACGCACTAAGACAATggagacacacacgcaaacagacaCAAAGTGGCAGAACAAAACACCGCAGGGACCGTTTGACCAGAACAAGAGTCAGAAAGCACCACCACAGGTTCTGATAAAGACACCAGACCAGGCTAAAATGGAGGCGCAGACTCAGACGCCATCACAGGAAGAGGCTCAGGCTTCAAAAAAGCATTAG
- the LOC137895652 gene encoding probable vesicular acetylcholine transporter-A, translating into MEPEGTTESHAPNLAQSAASKLSRMGARTKQLGDVMQEPTRHKRIILVIVCTALLLDNMLYMVIVPIIPDYLEGLQKQADRTQAAAPHDNFTNGTVHRAAERNFDLQIGILFASKAILQLLVNPLSGTFIDRVGYDIPLFIGLNVMFLSTLIFAFAESYATLFLARSMQGLGSAFADTAGIAMIADKYTVEAERSKALGIALAFISFGCLVAPPFGGILYQFAGRRVPFLILACVCLTDGILCLVILKPFSNRERENMPVGTPIHRLMIDPYIAVVAGALTICNIPLAFLEPTIARWMEETMHASQWEIGMTWFPAFFPHVLGVYLTVKLAAKYPHLQWFYGAIGMVFIGASSCTVPACKNFGQLMIPLCGICFGIAFVDTALLPTLGFLVDVRYVSVYGSVYAIADISYCLAYAMGPVVAGQIVHDLGFVQLNLGMGLANVLYAPALLLLKNVTKLKPSFSERNMLLDDGPTGLYDAIKMEQREKKRKGLCTTLDENGVETFAQRSYSEEESSGGEYA; encoded by the coding sequence aTGGAGCCGGAGGGAACCACGGAGTCTCACGCCCCGAACTTGGCTCAATCTGCAGCCTCCAAACTGTCCCGGATGGGGGCAAGAACTAAACAACTGGGCGATGTCATGCAGGAGCCGACCCGCCACAAGCGGATTATCCTAGTCATAGTGTGTACCGCACTTTTGTTAGACAACATGCTGTACATGGTAATCGTGCCAATCATACCCGACTACCTGGAGGGGCTGCAGAAGCAAGCGGATCGCACCCAGGCGGCCGCCCCGCACGACAACTTCACCAACGGCACCGTCCACAGAGCAGCCGAGCGGAACTTCGACCTGCAGATCGGCATTCTGTTCGCCTCCAAAgccatcctgcagctgctggtcaACCCGCTGAGCGGCACGTTCATCGACCGGGTCGGGTACGACATCCCGCTCTTCATCGGTCTCAACGTGATGTTTCTCTCCACCCTGATCTTTGCCTTTGCCGAAAGCTACGCCACCCTGTTCCTGGCGCGCAGCATGCAGGGCCTCGGCTCGGCTTTCGCCGACACCGCTGGGATCGCCATGATCGCCGACAAGTACACGGTGGAGGCGGAGAGGAGCAAAGCGCTGGGCATCGCCTTGGCGTTCATCTCTTTCGGGTGCCTCGTGGCGCCCCCGTTTGGGGGGATCCTCTACCAGTTCGCAGGGAGGCGGGTGCCCTTCCTGATTTTGGCCTGCGTCTGCCTCACTGACGGCATTCTGTGTCTGGTGATCCTCAAACCCTTCTCCAACCGAGAGCGAGAAAACATGCCGGTGGGCACCCCCATCCACAGACTGATGATTGACCCCTACATCGCCGTGGTGGCTGGCGCGCTGACCATCTGTAACATCCCCCTGGCCTTCCTGGAGCCCACGATCGCCAGGTGGATGGAGGAGACGATGCACGCCAGCCAGTGGGAGATTGGCATGACGTGGTTTCCCGCCTTCTTCCCTCATGTTTTAGGCGTGTATCTCACAGTGAAGTTAGCCGCCAAGTACCCCCACCTCCAGTGGTTTTACGGGGCGATAGGCATGGTGTTCATCGGGGCGAGCTCCTGCACGGTGCCCGCCTGTAAGAACTTTGGACAGCTCATGATCCCACTGTGCGGAATCTGCTTCGGCATTGCCTTCGTCGACACGGCGCTCCTGCCAACACTGGGCTTCCTGGTGGACGTGCGTTACGTGTCGGTGTATGGGAGCGTGTACGCCATCGCAGACATATCGTACTGCTTGGCCTACGCCATGGGGCCTGTGGTGGCTGGACAGATCGTGCACGACCTGGGGTTCGTTCAGCTCAATTTAGGAATGGGCCTCGCCAATGTGCTCTACGCGCCGGCGCTCCTCCTGCTGAAGAATGTAACGAAGCTGAAGCCTTCTTTCTCTGAGAGAAATATGCTGTTGGACGACGGTCCGACGGGACTGTATGACGCAATTAAGATGGAGCAAAGAGAGAAGAAGCGGAAGGGGCTGTGTACAACGCTCGATGAGAACGGCGTTGAGACATTTGCGCAACGGTCGTATTCAGAGGAAGAATCATCCGGAGGAGAGTATGCGTAA